The genomic stretch CTCATGCAAGCTTCTCTGACCAGAGAATTCTTCTCCAGTTCCATGGTATTGATGTCGCTGTGCTGCGGGCTGATCCATTCGAGGTCGCCAAGAATAACTCATTGGAACTCAACTATCTCTTCCAATCGCAGCCAATCCCACTTGGTGAGGGAGCCATGGACACCATGGACGTCGCTCTGAAGCGGGGGATGGTGCCGTTCGAGCTCATTGGGCAAGCCAGAACAAGGTGGAAGGTGGGGTTTTTCCTCTCCGTAAGGTTTTTCACACGCCTCAATTGCCACTTGAACTTCTTTTTGCTCAACGGGAGCGCGATCAACTCGGATTGCAGCTCCAAAACCAACTGATATCCCCCTTGCTCCCTTAAGTTTTAGATTCATTTTTTCTGTATGTCGTTAGATGAATTTGATTCTTTCTTGCTGATGGTTCGCTCGATTAAGATAGAGGAATCCTTTACAATGGCCACAATGGAGATGCATACCTTTCGTTCTAAGAAATGGCCACTTTGCATTTTTTTGCTTCCTCCAAGGCCGTTCAACCGTTCAAGAACTCGAAG from Zingiber officinale cultivar Zhangliang chromosome 5B, Zo_v1.1, whole genome shotgun sequence encodes the following:
- the LOC121986180 gene encoding uncharacterized protein LOC121986180, translating into MTTYLRLPHRHSTSDRQILMPRLISDEGRHTHPLVWAIAIVCLILVIAVIITGIVVLTVYIIYKPKAPYIKVAYAHLNNLVYDQSGLLQIDMTLTMVAENDNMRAHASFSDQRILLQFHGIDVAVLRADPFEVAKNNSLELNYLFQSQPIPLGEGAMDTMDVALKRGMVPFELIGQARTRWKVGFFLSVRFFTRLNCHLNFFLLNGSAINSDCSSKTN